From the Cupriavidus necator N-1 genome, one window contains:
- a CDS encoding VOC family protein produces MLDIRALGYIVVESTDLGQWRHYAEQVLGMACSGAPGGALYVKMDERDYRYLVVPGARDRYLASGWELADESAYRHALDTLRQAKVEVVHASAAELAQRRVQAMAWFSDPSGNRHEISWGMRSDFLRFVSPLGVPRFITDPMGAGHAVLPAPAFDETYAFLCEVMGFGLSDIFRVRFTNDPAEPEKRIHFLHCGNARHHSLAIFEMPSESGCIHVMAEVPDMAEVGRALDRVQQHGVTLSATLGQHCNDRMTSFYMKTPGGFDLEFGHGGLVVDWSHHAAYEATRVSLWGHDFSIGYR; encoded by the coding sequence ATGTTGGATATCCGTGCGCTAGGCTACATCGTGGTCGAGTCCACCGACCTGGGGCAATGGCGGCACTATGCCGAACAGGTGCTGGGCATGGCCTGTTCCGGCGCCCCCGGCGGTGCGCTGTACGTGAAGATGGACGAGCGCGACTACCGCTACCTGGTGGTGCCGGGCGCGCGTGACCGCTACCTGGCATCGGGCTGGGAGCTGGCCGACGAGTCGGCCTACCGCCATGCGCTCGACACGCTGCGCCAGGCCAAGGTGGAGGTCGTGCACGCCAGCGCCGCGGAACTGGCACAGCGCCGCGTGCAGGCCATGGCCTGGTTTTCCGATCCCTCGGGCAACCGCCATGAGATCTCCTGGGGCATGCGCTCGGACTTCCTGCGCTTTGTCTCGCCGCTGGGCGTGCCGCGCTTCATCACGGACCCGATGGGGGCGGGCCATGCGGTCCTGCCCGCGCCGGCCTTCGACGAGACCTATGCCTTCCTGTGCGAGGTGATGGGTTTCGGCCTGTCCGACATCTTCCGCGTGCGCTTTACCAACGACCCGGCCGAACCGGAAAAGCGCATCCACTTCCTGCATTGCGGCAACGCCCGCCACCACAGTCTGGCGATCTTCGAGATGCCGTCGGAATCCGGCTGCATCCACGTGATGGCCGAGGTCCCCGACATGGCCGAGGTGGGCCGCGCGCTGGACCGCGTGCAGCAGCACGGCGTGACGCTCTCGGCCACGCTGGGCCAGCACTGCAATGACCGCATGACTTCCTTCTACATGAAGACCCCCGGCGGCTTCGACCTCGAATTCGGCCACGGCGGCCTGGTGGTGGACTGGAGCCACCACGCGGCCTACGAGGCCACGCGCGTCAGCCTGTGGGGACACGACTTCAGCATCGGATACCGCTAA